In the genome of Candidatus Promineifilum breve, the window GCTGCCGGAGGTGGAGGTCGTGGCCCTGACCAGCGTCCTCGACGACGACAAGGTGATCGGGGCCATCCGCGCCGGGGCCATCGGCTACCTGCTGAAGGACACCGAGGCCGACGAGTTGCGCCGGGCGATCAAGGCCGCCGCCGCCGGGCAGGTGCAACTGTCGCCGCAGGTCGTGGAGCGGCTGCTGCGCGAAGTGAAAACGCCCGACAGCCCGCGCCTGGGCGACTACGAGCAGGAGATTTTGCGGCTGGTGGCCCGCGGCCGTTCCAATGGCGAGATCGCCCAGGAACTGAAAGTGGGCGAGAAGGCGGTCAAGAATCTGGTGGGCGGCATCCTGAGCAAGTTGGGCGTGCCCAGCCGGACGCAGGCGGCGCTGTATGCGCTGCGGACGGGGTTGGTGACGTTGGAAGAGACGGCGTTGAATTAATTACGAATTAGGAATTAGGAATTACGAATTGCGAAGGTAAGTATGAAGCGAGTTGTGCCTTTTTTGTTGTTGCTATTGGCTGCCTGTAGCCCCAACGGCGCGGCCGACCCTGATGCCGCCCGCGAGGCGGACACGGCCCCGGCGGCTGAGACGGTTCCACCGGCCGAACCGGCCACCGACGGCGAAATCGTCCAGCTCGTCTATCAGGATTGGCGCACCGACTGGTTTCCCGGCATGGCCCAGGCGATGCTCGACGAGTTCCACCGGCTGCACCCCAACATCCGCGTCTTCTATACCCCCGACCCCGAAGACGTGCCCGGCGAAATGCCGGCCATGTTCACCGCCGGCACCGCGCCGGACGTGATCAATGGCTGCTGCGACTTCTTCCCCGCCTGGGCCCAGGCCGGCTACCTGCTCGACCTGCGCCCCTATGCCGCCCGCGACCTGGACGCCGCCACCATCGCCGAATGGGACGAGGCCCAATACAACTCGTTCTTCACCGCCGACGGCCTGCATTACGCCCTGCCCAAATACCACGGCGCGCTGGCCGTCTACTATAATAAGGACCTGTTCGACGCCGCCGGCCTGCCCTATCCGGCCGACGATTGGACCTACGATGACTACCAGGCCGCCATGAGCGCCCTGACCGCCGACACGGACGGCGACGGCGCGGCCGACGTCTGGGGCAGCACCTTCGACCCCATCTACGACCGGGTGCAAATCCACGTCAACTCCTTCGGCGGCCACTTCGCCAACCCCGCCGACCCGGCCGACTGCGTGCTCGATGAGCCCGCGGCCGTGGCTGCGCTGGAATGGCTGCGCGGCCGCATCTGGGACGACCACAGCATGGCCACCAGCCTCGACATCAATCGCCTGGAGACCCGGCGCGCCTTCTGGGAAGGGCAGGTCGCCATGGTCGAGGATGGCTCGTGGGCGCTGAAGGACATCCTGACCAACGCCGATTTCCGC includes:
- a CDS encoding response regulator — translated: MSISVLLVDDHAVVLNGLTMFLGLDPELAIVGRAANGAEAVRLAHELLPDVVLMDLLMPVMDGITATTIIRRELPEVEVVALTSVLDDDKVIGAIRAGAIGYLLKDTEADELRRAIKAAAAGQVQLSPQVVERLLREVKTPDSPRLGDYEQEILRLVARGRSNGEIAQELKVGEKAVKNLVGGILSKLGVPSRTQAALYALRTGLVTLEETALN
- a CDS encoding ABC transporter substrate-binding protein yields the protein MKRVVPFLLLLLAACSPNGAADPDAAREADTAPAAETVPPAEPATDGEIVQLVYQDWRTDWFPGMAQAMLDEFHRLHPNIRVFYTPDPEDVPGEMPAMFTAGTAPDVINGCCDFFPAWAQAGYLLDLRPYAARDLDAATIAEWDEAQYNSFFTADGLHYALPKYHGALAVYYNKDLFDAAGLPYPADDWTYDDYQAAMSALTADTDGDGAADVWGSTFDPIYDRVQIHVNSFGGHFANPADPADCVLDEPAAVAALEWLRGRIWDDHSMATSLDINRLETRRAFWEGQVAMVEDGSWALKDILTNADFRVGVAPFPTGPAGHATLSTTDGFAIAANTAHPAEAWELLKFLVGREYGLAMAEANFLQPARVSLVEEWADFVAADFPERSADLDLDAFADGQLRGYSVTAEVFANMQGVRAATDAAFEDILTLGQAPAEERLRQACEEIELLQQ